In Mycobacterium sp. Aquia_213, the sequence GGCGCGCAACGCATTCGGCGACAACCGGCGTCCGTAGCGCGCTCCCACCCAGCCGCCGACCAGCGAGCCCACCGCGATGATCCCGGCAACCGGCCAACTGATCCGATCGAAAGCCACCAACGTATAGCCCACCGCTGCAACGACATTCACCAATAGCGCCAGCAAATTTTTCGCCGCGTTCATGCGCTGCACCGACTCCGGCAGCAACGCCCCCATGACGCCGACCAGCAGGATGCCCTGGGCGGCGGTGAAGTAGCCGCCGTACACGCCGACGGCAAACGTTCCGATGACGAGTACCGCCATCCGCGCCGGCGTGACATGCTCGGGCGATCGTCCGGCGTCTTCGGCCCGGCGGCGCGCCCAGGACTGAATGCGCGGCCCCGCCAAGACCAGTAATAGCGCGAGCACCAGCAATACCGGCACGATCTCGGCGAATACCGTCTCGGGCAGATGCAGCAACAGAAACGCGCCCAGTGCGGCGCCGGCCAGCGATGCCGGGATCTGCCAACGCAATCGATCCCATTGTCCGCCCAGTTCGGCGCGGTAACCCCAGGTGCCCGACACACTGCCCGCCACCAAACCGGTGGCGTTGGACATCGTGGCCGTGACCGGCGGATAGCCGAGGGCGACGAGCGTCGGGAACGTGATCAAGGTCCCCGATCCGACGAGCGCATTGATTGCGCCGGCGGCGAACCCGGCCAGGCCGATAAGAACGACATGCGAAGCCAACACTTCCAAAAACTTTAGTCGGCGCCCGCATTGGGCCGGCATTCGTGCAGCTCTACGGCTTTCGGTCAGGCCGGGGGTGCTTCGGAGCCACGCCCAACGCCGGTGCGCAGCTTGACCGAGGCCGAATACGCCAGGCTTCGGAAATGCAGCACGGGGTCGTCGGACGGTTCGATGCCGTCGGTCACCCGCATCGGGTCGAATACGACGATGTCGCCGTCGTGTTCGCGCTCGGTGTCGAGGCCGGTGATTTCCAGGGTGCCGACGGTGACCGTCTCCACGCTTCGCCATGGCGCCGACGGGTCGATCGTCGAGTCCTGCGGCCCGGCGATCTGCACGCGGTAGTCGAACCGGACCGGCCCTTGGGCCAGACGCGTATTCAGCTCGTCGGTGAGGAAGTCGCGGCCCACACCGCGGGCATCGGATCCCGACAGGTAGCTCTCGCCCGCGGCCGGAATCAGGTGGTAGCGAACAAATCTGGCGTTGCCGTCGACGCTGATCCACCGGAAGGCGTGCAGGCCGTGGTACTCGATGGTGGCATAGCTGGCCGGCACCTTGTTCGCGTCGCGCACCACCGGCAACGCACCCAGCAGCCGGGGATGGGTAACGAAGTACTTCGCCATGCGCAGCGGCGTCGTCAGACCGGGCCGCATCGCCTTGAGCAGATCGACGAAGCCCTCCGGCTTGTCGGAGACGAACAGCCGGGCGGTCTGCGTCGACACGTCGGTGGTGGATCCGTCGGGCAGGGTGAACTTCACCGCCATCCCGCGCACTCCCGATGCGCCGTCGGGCTGTTTCGGGTTGCCCGATCCGTTGGAGAAGCGGATCAGCGCCGGGACTTCGCTGCCGTCGAGATGCTTTGCCCGGGACAGGGCCGCCGCATCGCGGGTTGCCGTGAACGTGCCGCGGTACAGCGTGCCTTTCGCGTGCAACGCCCGAGCGCCCGGTTGAGCTCCCCCGGTACCTCGAATCGCCTCGATCGCATCGTCAGGAGTGACCATGCGCGAATCTTAAGGCGCTATTCGGGAAAGCCGAAGAGTTTGACGACTCCGTGATCGCGGCCCGCGGTGTAGCCGCCGTCGACGGCGATGGCCTGACCGCTGACGAACGACCCGTCGAGCGACAACAGGAACGCCGCCATGGCCGCGACCTCGTCCGGCCGGCCGAGCCGTTGCAGCGCATGCTCCTCGGTGATCGAGGCCAGCGGACCTTCCATCCCCGGCAGCCCGAAAACGCTTTGGGCCATTGGCGTATCGATGAAACCGGGGCAGATGACGTTTGCCCGGATGCCGCTCGGGCCGTAATCGAGCGCGATGTTCTTGGTGAGCAGCACCACCCCGCCCTTGGCCGCGTTGTAGGAGCTGCCGCCCGCGGTGCCTTCCAATCCCTCGATGCTCGCGACGGTCACGATCGAGCCGCGTTCGCCGTCGACCCGGTCCTGCTCGATCATCTTGGCCAAAGCCGCCTTGGCCACCAGGAACGTGCCGGTGAGGTTGATCCCGATCACGCGATCCCACTCCGCGCGGTCGAGCAGATGGACGGGGCCGCCCCCGGCGACACCGGCGGCGTGGAAGGCGCCGTCGAGGCGGCCGGGCACCGCGGCCAGCACTGCCTCGATGGCAGCCTCGTCGGTCACGTCGGCCGTCACGAAGTGGAAGTCGGGTCCTAAGTCGGGTGGGGATTCCAGGTCGGCCCCGATGACTGTTCCGCCCTCGGCTATCAGCCGCCGCGCGGTAGCCAGGCCGATGCCCGACGCTGCGCCCGTGACGACGAACGTGCGATGACGGGCGCGATCAACATTGACCATGTGTTGATTCCTTCATCAGGGGGTTTGCCCAGCAATGGTTACATACGTTGTCAACAGGATTCTGCTAGGCCGTAACTCCCAGTGTCCCACTAGCATTTTCCATGTGGAGTTGCGTCACCTTCGTTATTTCGTAGCAGTCGCTGAAGAGCTGAATTTCGGTCGTGCCGCCAAGCGGTTATGCATTGCCGGACCATCGCTTTCGCAGCAGATCAAGGTCCTCGAGCGGGATCTGCGGGTGCGATTATTCGATCGCGACCGGCGTTCGGTCACCCTCACAGCAACGGGTGCGGCGTTGCTTCCGCTGGCCCGCACGCTGCTGGATCAGGCAGATCAGTTGCGCCGGTCGGCAATCGGGCTGTCGCTGGCCGAACCCGTGCGGGTCGGCTATGCGCAGTGGCTTCCCCCGGACCTGGCCGATCGAACCTCCTCGGTGGCGAAGGTGCACATCGACACGTGGGTGCTGCCGTCGCACGCTCAGGTCACTCGGGTCGCCGAGGGCGGCGTCGATTTGGCGATCTGCGGGGTGCGCTCTTCCGACCTGGACCGGCATGGCCTGAATGCGCATCTCATTGGCGCCGAACAGCTCTACGCGGTCAGCGTCGGCTCGGACACTTCTCCGGTCGACGCGGCCGACGCGGTTGTGCTGCTCGACGCCGACTCCGGCAGCTGGTTTTCGTGGAACCGGTACGGGGAGCAATTCGCCAGGGAGACTGGCGCTCGCACGGTGCGAATCAGCGACGGCGGGCTCGCTGCCCCAATGTTTTTCGAGCACGTCCGCCGACTGGGCCGGCCGGTGCTCAGCTCCCCCAAGGCCCAAACCGCCGCGCTGCCGGCCGACCTCGTGCAGCGCCCGATTGCCGCGCCCGCACCCTACTGGACGTGGTCGCTGGTGTGGCGGCGCATCGAGAACCGCGAAACCGTGCGTGGGGTGATCGACGCGCTGACCGCCGCCGCCGACCTGCCCGACCTTGACGAGGCTTGGCTGCCCTTCACCGACCCCTACCGGTCGCGGACGCGAATCGCCTTGGCAACGGCGTGATTACGCGGCTCACACCGTGGAGCTGATGCGCTCGGAAATCCCCAGGATCGACTTTCCGTAGACCTCATAGCCGACCGTCGCCTGCAGGCCCGCGTGCCGCGCCGCGGTGTTGGCGTCTCGCCAATACTGTTGCAGTTGGCTGGATTCCACGAAACTTCCGGCACCGTGCGCATCAACCAGGATCGACAGCGCGTCGACGACCTGTTGGGCGGCATAGCCGAGCCGGGCGCGGAATTCCGCACGGGCGGCGTAGCCGAAGGTTCGGCCATCGGCCGCGGCAGCATCGAGCGTGGCGGCCATGTCGTACGCGTGCAGCCGCGCCGTGGACAGCCGCATCGTCGCCTCCGCGATGCGTATCTGCAGCCCAACGGATTCGCGTTGCCGCGGAATCGTGGTACCGGCCAACGGCTTGGTCTGCGCGTTGTCCACCACGAAACGCAGCGCCGCGCGGCCGACTCCCAGCAGCGGGGCCAGCAGGGGCACCATCACCGCCGGAACCGACGGCAGCCGGTACATCGGCTCGTCAACCGGCAGCGGCCAGTCTCCCTCGGCTATCGCGCCGAGGGAGACCGCCCGGTCGTCCGGGACGAATACGTCGTCCCCGACCCATGTGTCACTGCCGGTTCCCCGCATACCGACAGTGCGCCAAGTGTTTTCCAGGGTCAGCTCCGCGGCCGGCATGGCGCACAGCATCGCCTCCTCCGGCTCGCCGGGCAGGACCGCGCCCAACAACGCCCAGTCCGCGTGATGGGCGCCCGACGCGTAGGGCCATCGCCCGGAGACGCTCAGCCCGCCCGGCACCCGCTGAGCGCGCCCGGGGTGGGTCGACCCCGCGAACCGTGCGTCGGGATTCACGCCGAAGAACTCCTCTTGAGCCGGTGGCGAGTACCGCGCCCCCATCCAGCTCCCGGTCGCGCCGAGCACGACCAACCACGACGCGGAGGCGTCGGCCTCGGCCAGCGCCTCGCCCACCTCCAGCACGGTACGAACACCGGCGCCGTAGCCGCCGAAGCGCTTGGGCGTCTGCAGCCTAAACATCCCGGCGTTGGTGAGGGCGGCGTTGACCGGGTCGGGTAGCCGGCGAAGCGCTTCAGCCGTTGCGGCGTGCTTACCCAAAATCGGTTGCAATGCGCGGGCTTGGGCGACGACTGCCTCGTGGGTCGGGAGGTCGCGGGCCAGGACACTGTGGTTCATCACAGCTAATCATTCGCGGTGTGCGGCGCCTTTAGCCATGACCGGTTTGCTCCCAGGATAGAGGCTCCTACTCTCACCGAACTCGTTGTGGACACGGTGACTAGCCTTGGCTTGACTGAACTTGGGGAACCCATTGAGCTTCGATGAGCGGAGAGAGTAATGCCACCAGCCGACGTCAGCACCGGCACGACGGAGACGCTCGTCGGAATGGTCGAGCAGCACGCGGGGCACCGGCCCGACGACGTTGCGATCCACTTCGGCGAGCGGCAGTGGTCGTGGGCACAGTGGGCGTCGCGGATTCGCCAGGCAGCCGGAGTGCTGCGGGCCACCGGTTTGCGGCGTGGCCAGGTGGTGGCTTTCCTGGACAAGAACCACCCCGCCTGTCTGGAAATCCTGCTGGGAGCCACCTCGATCGGCGCGGTGGCCACGATCGTCAACTGGCGGGTGATCGGCGACGAGCTCGTCCACGTGCTCAATGACAGCGGCGCGCGCGTGCTTGTCGTCGGCGCCGAGCTGGCGCCCGCGGTCGAGGCAATCCGCGCGAAAGTCCCGGGCGTGGAGCGCATCATCGTGGTGGGCGGCCCCGACGACGAATACGAGTCTCTGCTCGCCGGGGCGTCACCCGTCGACGTCGATCCCGACGTCGCGGACACCGACGCGGCCATCACGATCTACAGCTCGGGCACCACCGGGCGCCCGAAAGGTGTTCAGCTGACCCAGCGTGCGCTGGTCAATCACATCGTGAATCTGTCTCCGCCGTTCCCGTTTTCGGAAGGGGACGCCAACTTGGTGGCCATGCCGCTCTTCCACGTCGGCGGTATCGCGTACGCCTTTTTCGGCATCCGGGCGGGCGCACCGACGTTCCTGACTCGTGAGCCTGAGGCGGCGACACTGATCGGTGCCGTGAAAGCCGGTGCGACGCATGCCTTTTTGGTGCCGCCGGTGATCGGTCGGTTCCTGGATGCCGGACAACCGGCAATCGCGGCGATGTCGGGTTTGCGCTACCTCGTCTACGGAGCGGCACCCATGCCCCTGCCGTTGCTACAGCGCGCGCTCGCGGCATGGCCCGAGATGAACTTCGTGCAGGTGTATGGACAGACGGAGCTGTGTGGCGCAATCGCGGCGCTGGACGCGGACGACCATCGCAATTCCAGTCGGCCCGAGCTGCTCACGTCGGCCGGAAAAGCAGCCCAGGGCAACGAGATTCGCATTGTCGATCCGGAGTCGGGCGACCTGCTGCCGCACGGCGAGTCCGGTGAGATCTGGGTGCGCAGCGATCAGCGCATGATCGGGTATCTGAATCGGCCCGAGGCGACCGCCGACACCATCACCGCCGACTACTGGCTGCGCACCGGCGACATCGGGCGCCTCGACGAGGACGGCTACCTTTTCATCGAGGACCGGCTCAAGGACATGATCATCACCGGCGGTGAGAACGTGTACGGCCCCGAGGTGGAAAGCGTGCTCCTCGAACATCCCGGGATCGCCGATGCCGCAATCATCGGTGTGCCCGACGATCATTGGGGCGAATCGGTCAAGGCGATCGTCGTTGCCGACACCGAGTTGGAACCCGCCGAGATCATCGAGTTCTGCCGCCAGCACCTGGCCGGCTACAAGTGCCCGAGAACGGTCGATTTCGTGGCCGAACTGCCCCGCAATGCGAGTGGCAAAATCCTGAAAAACCAACTCCGCGAACCATATTGGAAGGATCGCGCCCGCAAGGTGTAACGCCGGGCTGCACGATCCACGACGAAAGGGTGATATGAGCAGGCCGTTCGAATCCATCAACACCGGCGTCGCCACTCATATCGGCCGCTACGCCGACGCCGTCCGCGTCCCCGCGGGCTCCGAGGTCATCTACACCTCCGGCACGCCCGGACTGCGTCCCGACGGAACGCTGCCGAAGGACTTCACCGAAGAGGCCACCCAGGCGTGGCGCAACGTCGAGGACGCGCTGAAGCGGGCCGGCGCGAGGTTGTCCGACATCGTCAGCGTGCGGCAGTGGCTGACCGACGCCGCCGACATTCCGGCCTACGCGGCGGTGCGCTCGTCGGTGATCAGACACGAACCCGTGTTCATGCTCGCGGTGGTCCCGGCGCTGGTCTGGCCGGATATCCGGGTGGAAGTCGAAGTCACCGCGATCCGCCGACCGGCGATGTTATAGCCTGCTCTCGACCCGATATCGATTCTCCGCGAATGCAATCAGGGGCGACATGGGCGATGTAGTCGACGCGAAGCGACGGGACGGCGCGATCGCGGTGCTGGGTGGCCCTACCACGGTCATCGACATCGCGGGCCGCAGGATCGTGATGGACCCGACTTTCGATCCGCCCGGCCCCCATGACTACCTGAACAAACTGACCGATCCGGCGGTGAGCGCCGACGACCTGGGGCAGGTCGACGTGGTACTGATCAGCCACGACCAGCACCCCGACAATCTGGACACCGCCGGCCGCCGGATGGCCGAAGCGGCGCCGCTGATCGTCACCAACCCCGGCGCCGCGGGCCGCTTCGGGCCGCCGTCGGTGGGGCTCAAGCCGTGGCAGTCCTTTTACCTGCCCGGTGGACCCGGACGCGTTGCGGCACAAGCGGTTCCGGCCGTGCATGGTCCGGCCGACGGCGTGCGCGACATGGAGGGCCACGTCAACTGTGAGGTAACGGGTTTCGTGCTGTACGGGCCCGGCCTGCCCACCATCTATCTGAGCGGGGACAACGCCTCGATGAGTGCGGTCGGCGAGGTAGCCGATCGTATCGGCGAAATCGATGTCGCGGTGCTGTTCGCGGGGGCCGCGAGCGTGCCGACCAAAGAGCGCGGGCGCCCGCTGACGCTGACCTCGGCCCGCGCGGCCGCGGCCGCCGAAGTCCTGGGCGCCAAGGTGGTGATACCGGCGCACGTCGACGGCTGGGCCCACTTCAGCGAGGGCCCGGCTGAACTCACCGCGGCGTTCGACCAGGCGGGTATCAGACGACTGCTGCGCACGGCCCCGCACGGCGAGTGGATCGACCTGAAGGACTAGGCGCGCAACCGCGTCACAGCCGGCCCTCGGTCCGCAGCTCCGGGTGCACCCAGTCCGGCGAGCGCCGCTCCTTGAACGCGCGGACGCCTTCGCGCGCCTCCGCGTCCATCAGGCTGCTGGTCATGCCGATGCGGTCGTAGAGGCCCAGATAGTTGTCGATGCTGGATTTGATGACGTTGCGGGCGCGCGGCGCGGTCCGGCAGCTCTGCGCAAGCAGGTCGCGGGCCACCTCGAACAGGCTCTCGTGCGGCACGACCCTGGTCACCAGTCCCCAGTCGAGAGCTTCCTGCGCGGTGAGCACCCGGCCGGTGAACATCAGGTCGCGGGTGCGTACCGGCCCGACCAGACGCAGCAGCATCTGGCTGTAGTAGGTGTCGGCGTAGCCGCGGAACAGCTCGGGAACACGGAAGGTCGCCCGCTCGCTCACCACGGACAAATCGCTGCAGAGCGCGATCTGCATGCCGCCACCCTGGCATAGCCCGTTGACGGCGGAGACGATCGGCTTGGCCGAGGTCCGCACCGCGTCGAACGGCGTGACGTCCATCCCCAGCGCGGCGCCGAAGGTGATCCAGTCGTCGACACCTCCCCCGCCGGTCATGTCACCGCCGGGCGCGAAGACGTCCCCGGTGCCGGTGATCAACAGCCCGGCCAGGCCGGGGTCTCCGTTGACAAGGCCTACGGCATAACGGATTCCGAAGTACATCGCCGGCGTCATCGCGTTGCGCGCCTCGGGGCGATCGATGGTGCACACCCCGATCGGTCCCTGGCGCTCGAAGGACAGATACGGGGTGCCCAGCCAATCCCCGTCGGGGGGCAGGGGTGTGCTCTGCGGGGTCTGCGTCACGGGATCCCTCTCGCATCGGCTCGCTACTGAAACTCTTACAGTATGCGCAAGACCCGGCACCGCCGACGGCCGCCTCTACACATATGGCAACGTCGCGACCTCGGTGATCTCGGACATGCTGAAGAGCAGGTTGCGATGCTTGTCCTGCAGCGCGGTCGTGGACTCGCCGACCGGCTTTCCGCACTGGGGGCAGGTCGTGATGAAGCGCGGCTGGTCCTCTTCGTCCGGCCAATACCGGCGCGGCCCCACCTGGGCGCCGGGGTCGTAGACGACTTGGTGTTGCGGGGCCTCTTTGAGAATCCGGCCCACCGGATGCGTTTGCGGGCACTCGAGTTTCAGCGTGCCAATACCTTCGTTGTTAACCATTGCTCGTCCCCGTCCTTAGTTTCGTCCGATGCTCATTGTTGTCCTCACGCGCTGGGCGTGAACGTGTAGGTCTCGCCGTTGGCGAGGTAGACGAATTTCGTCTGCGCCGACGAGGCCTCGGCGGCCTTCTTGAAGTCGTCGAGGCCCGAGAGAAACACCGAGAAGTCGTTGTAGTGGATCGGGATCGCCGTTCGCGGTTGGGTGATCTCGACGGCCCGGACGCCCTGCTCGCCCGTCATTGTGACGACGGTGACCAGGAAGGTCGTGCCACCGGTGTGGATCAGGCCGAGGTCGATGTCGGGGTAGCGGCGCGGGATGTCCTCGAGGTCGTCGACGAGCATCGTGTCCCCGGTGATGTAGAGCCGGTAGAGCTGCTCGCCGTTGCGGCTGAAGTCGAGCAAGTGACCATTGACCGGCATCAGCAGCTCATTGACCGCCTCCTCGGCGGAGTGTTTGCCCGGCATCGCGGTGATCGTCAGCGTCGCGTCACCCTTGTGCACCTGCAGGGATTCCCAGGTATCCAGCGGGTAGCCCCGTTCGAAGCCGAGGGCACCGAGCTTGCCCACCGCGTCGGCCGTCGAGACGATCGGCAGTGTCTTGTCTAGTTCCTTCGCTGCGACGTCGTCGAAATGGTCACCGTGGTAGTGCGACAACACGATCAGATCGATCGGGGGCAGGTCGGCGATCTGGCAGGCCGGCTCGACCTCGCGGCGCGCCCAGATGCCATGGCCCAGAAACACATGCTCGCCCTTGTGCAGGAAGGCCGGATCGGTCAGGATCGTCAGGCCGCCGAAACGGATCAGGGTGGTGGCGTTGCCGATGAAGTAGACATCGCCCTCGGTGAAATCCGCTGTCCCCGTGCTGGTTAGCTCTAAGGAAGTCATTCTGCCCTCTCCGGCATGAGCTGGTGTTGTCGCCGCTTCAGTCTGAGCCAGATCGCACGGGCATGCCAGGGGGTGACTAACCTCAGCCACATGCCCGCGGATGCCAAGCACTCGACCAAGGTTCGCATCCTGCGCGCCACCGCAGAGCTGATCGCCAAGCAGGGGTACGCCGCCACCTCCACCCGCGATATCGCGGCCGCCGTCGGAGTCGAGCAGCCGGCCCTCTACAAGCACTTCTCGGCCAAAAGCGACATTTTCGCGGCACTGGTGCGCCTTGCCCTGGAGTGGCCGGGCGAGCTGGCCGATGAGCTTGCGACGCTGCGCGCGCCGGCGGTCGTCAAGCTGCACCGCATGTTGCGGGAATCCCTTGACCATCTGCATACCTCGCCCGAGGTGGTGGTCTCGGTCATCGCCACCCCAGACCTGTGGCAGGACCGCTTCAGCGCAGAGCAGCAGCTGGCCGCGAAGATCGAGCACGCGCTCGCCGATCTGATCGAAGCGGCGCAGGCCGAAGGTGACGTGCGGGCCATCAACCCGGTATCGGCGTCGAGGCTGTTGCAGGCGCTGTTCGACGCGCTGACGCCGTCACTGAAGGTCAGCCCGGACGAGATCCTGGATTTCGCGATGGTCGCACTCCTGGCCGACCCCGCTCGGTTAGACGAAATCGCTTCTGCTGCAGACGGTTTAGACGTCCAGACCACCCGACCGAGCATCGAGATCTAGCCGCTCGCCGCCTTGAACCAATAAGCCGGCGCGCTGTCGCGGGCTCGCTTTTGCGCGCAACACCTAGGCCACGCCGCCGGCGGCGTCCAGTTTGGCGGCGAACAACGCTTGACATCTGGTTATCGACTGATAACCTATGTTCAAGTTATCAAGCGATAACCACACCGACCGCAGTAAGCAGCCAGGAGACGAATCGCGATGACAAAGACGCTGAACGTGGAGTACGCGGAGCTGATCGCCCGAGCAGGCGAGCTCGACGTTCCAATAGCGGGCGTACCGACCGAAAACGGCCACGCGCCGTGCGCTCTCGAGCTGGCCGCCCGGGCGGCCCAACAACTCGGCTTCTCCGCCGACAACATGCGGATCTACCTGGACGCCGGCGAACGCGAGCACGGACGACTGGCGCAATCGCTGCGGAATGCGGCCAAAGCCTACGAGGAGACCGACGAGCTGGCGGCGGACGCCATGGTCAACGAGACGTCCGTGGCCGCGGTAGCGCCCCGTCACCCGGATCGCGACGTGGAGCCGGTGATGCTGACCAGCACGGTTGCCCTAGCGGCCTCGGACCCCATCCCCTACTACCCGACCAAAGAGGCGGCGAAGGCCCTGATGCAGGGTGACCAGGGCAGATCTCTTCTCGACTTCGCGGATGAGTGGGCGGCCTACCTGCGAACGCTGTCACACGCCAGCTTCCGGTTCCGCCCCTTCACGGATTGGGACAGCGACGCGAGCGACGCCGTCGAACAACACTTTGATCTGGATCGGGCGTGGTTGGACCAGATGGCCAGACTGTGCGGCCAGTTGTCCACCCAGGCCCGAAACCTCGTTGCGGCGCACCGTTGGGCAGTCAGCGAGCACCCCACCCTCGCGCAGCTGCGGCAGCTCGACGAGCGATGGATCTCGAACCAGAGCGTGCCGGGCTGGGAACGATGGGGGAAACCTTCGCTGCTACGGCTCTACGCGCAGTACCAGGCGAAGTCGGAGGCGGTGCTGGCCGAATACGAGCAGCGGGCGGCTTTGGCGCCGGTCAATCCGCCGCGGCCTCCCGTCGCCTACCAGATCGATGAGCCGGCCGCGCCCGGCCCGCGACCCGGACCCGGTGACGCCCTCCCCCTCCCGACCGACGGTCTGCCCTCCTTCCCGGGCGGTATCCCCGCTTTGCCGTCCGGCGGTGCGCCGCAGGCGCCGAGCGACTCGAGGCTGACCGACGCCGTGACGAACTCCAAAGCGTCGGCGGGGTCCGCCAAGGCGGGGCTCAAGCCGGCATCGATCGGCGCCGGCCTTCCGGCGATGCCGAAGATGCCGTTGCAGCTCGCGCCGGACTCGGCGGCGATGTCCCGGCCCTTCGCGGTCGCCGGCGGCGGTGTCCCCATCCCGGCCGCGTACGCGGCATTGAACAAAGGGGGTGCGGGTATGGGAATGCCGATGGGCGCCGCGCCCGCCGGCCAGGGTCACGAGGCCGGTAAGAGCAAGCGCGTGCAGCAGGAGGGCGAGGCGCTGTACACGGAGGACCGGGCCTGGACCGAGGGCGTTATCGGTCGACGCCGGGCCTCATAAATTCAGCGCGGGCAGCACGAGAGTGTCGGTGACTTGCCGCAGGAACTTCGCGTCGACGGTTTGTCCGTTGACTACTCGCAGCAGGCTCATTGCCGTGAGGACGTTGGCGACCAGCGACCAGTCGCGGTCGGCGGGGATTTCACCGCGGGCCACGGCGCGGGCCAGAATAGTCGTGATCTGACGTCCGCCCCGCAGCAGCATCAAATCGTCGATAGCCGTGGCGAGTTGGGGATCGCGAGTGGCTTCCAGCGCCACGCGCAGCAGTAGGTCGTTGGTGATCAACCCGTTGTCGAAGCGCACCGCGCGGTCGATGAGCACTTCGATGTCGCCGGCCAAACTCCCGGTGTCGGGGGCGTCCTCGGTACGCAGATCGGGTCGCCAGTAGACGAGGACATCGGTGATCAACGCGGCCTTCGACGACCAACGCCGGTAGATCGCGGCCTTGCCGACACCGGCGCGCGCGGCGATGTCGTCCATGTTCGTGGCGTCGTACCCGTTCTCGGTCAATGCGGCAAGAGCGGCGTTGAGGATCGCGGGATCACGGGATCGGTCCAGCTTGCCAACTGTGCGTTGGCGAAGCTTCGATTCCATCTCACTCATGACGCTGCCCTACACGTTCGTCAGTTGCGGGACGGGCTCGGTGTTGCTCTCCGGCTCCGGGGTCTGCTTCTTGCGCATCTTGAAGGTGTCCAGCGGCCACCAGAACCAGCGGCCCAGCGCGGCGGCGATCGACGGCGTCATGAAGGCCCGCACGATAAACGTGTCGACGAGCAGGCCTATCCCGATCGCGGTGCCGAATTGCCCGATCACCACCAGATCGCTGACGACCATCGACGCCATGGTCGCCGCGAATATCAGGCCGGCCGCGGTGACCACCCGGCCGGACGCGCCCATGCCCCGGATGATGCCGGTGTTGAGGCCGGCCGGTATTTCTTCTTTCAACCGGGAGACGAGCAGCAGGTTGTAGTCCGACCCGACGGCCAACAGAATGATGACCGTCAGCGGCAGCACGATCCACTGCAGTCCCACCCCGAGGATGTCCTGCCAGAGCAGCACGGACAGACCGCATGCGGTGCCCAGCGACGCCAGCACCGTACCGACGATCACCAGGGATGCCACCAAGCTGCGGGTGATCAGCAGCATGATCGAGAAGATCAGGATCAGCGTTGCGATGCCGGCGATCGTCAGGTCGATCTTCACGCCGTCCTGCATGTCGCTGTACATCGAGGCGGTGCCGGCCAGCGACACCTTCGCGGACTCCAGGGGAGTTCCCTTGATCGCGTCGGCAACCGCCTGCTTGACGCCCTGGACGTGGCGGATGCCGTCCACCGAGGCGGGGTCACCCTGGTGAGTGATGATGAACCGGACCGCCTTACCGTCCGGCGAGACGAACATTTTCAGTCCGCGTTTGAAGTCGGGGTTTTTGAAGACTTCCGGCGGAAGATAGAAGCTGTCGTCGTTCTTGGCTTCGTCGAAGTAGTTGCCCATCATCGTCGAGCCTTCGGCGTTCTCTTGCATGTGCTGCTGGATACCCGCCATGGAGCTGTGGGTGGACAGCATGAAGTCGCGCATTCTCTGCATCGACTCGATGGTCTTGGGAAAG encodes:
- a CDS encoding TetR/AcrR family transcriptional regulator, with product MPADAKHSTKVRILRATAELIAKQGYAATSTRDIAAAVGVEQPALYKHFSAKSDIFAALVRLALEWPGELADELATLRAPAVVKLHRMLRESLDHLHTSPEVVVSVIATPDLWQDRFSAEQQLAAKIEHALADLIEAAQAEGDVRAINPVSASRLLQALFDALTPSLKVSPDEILDFAMVALLADPARLDEIASAADGLDVQTTRPSIEI
- a CDS encoding MBL fold metallo-hydrolase, with the translated sequence MTSLELTSTGTADFTEGDVYFIGNATTLIRFGGLTILTDPAFLHKGEHVFLGHGIWARREVEPACQIADLPPIDLIVLSHYHGDHFDDVAAKELDKTLPIVSTADAVGKLGALGFERGYPLDTWESLQVHKGDATLTITAMPGKHSAEEAVNELLMPVNGHLLDFSRNGEQLYRLYITGDTMLVDDLEDIPRRYPDIDLGLIHTGGTTFLVTVVTMTGEQGVRAVEITQPRTAIPIHYNDFSVFLSGLDDFKKAAEASSAQTKFVYLANGETYTFTPSA
- a CDS encoding RidA family protein, which gives rise to MSRPFESINTGVATHIGRYADAVRVPAGSEVIYTSGTPGLRPDGTLPKDFTEEATQAWRNVEDALKRAGARLSDIVSVRQWLTDAADIPAYAAVRSSVIRHEPVFMLAVVPALVWPDIRVEVEVTAIRRPAML
- a CDS encoding PPE domain-containing protein — translated: MTKTLNVEYAELIARAGELDVPIAGVPTENGHAPCALELAARAAQQLGFSADNMRIYLDAGEREHGRLAQSLRNAAKAYEETDELAADAMVNETSVAAVAPRHPDRDVEPVMLTSTVALAASDPIPYYPTKEAAKALMQGDQGRSLLDFADEWAAYLRTLSHASFRFRPFTDWDSDASDAVEQHFDLDRAWLDQMARLCGQLSTQARNLVAAHRWAVSEHPTLAQLRQLDERWISNQSVPGWERWGKPSLLRLYAQYQAKSEAVLAEYEQRAALAPVNPPRPPVAYQIDEPAAPGPRPGPGDALPLPTDGLPSFPGGIPALPSGGAPQAPSDSRLTDAVTNSKASAGSAKAGLKPASIGAGLPAMPKMPLQLAPDSAAMSRPFAVAGGGVPIPAAYAALNKGGAGMGMPMGAAPAGQGHEAGKSKRVQQEGEALYTEDRAWTEGVIGRRRAS
- a CDS encoding enoyl-CoA hydratase/isomerase family protein; amino-acid sequence: MTQTPQSTPLPPDGDWLGTPYLSFERQGPIGVCTIDRPEARNAMTPAMYFGIRYAVGLVNGDPGLAGLLITGTGDVFAPGGDMTGGGGVDDWITFGAALGMDVTPFDAVRTSAKPIVSAVNGLCQGGGMQIALCSDLSVVSERATFRVPELFRGYADTYYSQMLLRLVGPVRTRDLMFTGRVLTAQEALDWGLVTRVVPHESLFEVARDLLAQSCRTAPRARNVIKSSIDNYLGLYDRIGMTSSLMDAEAREGVRAFKERRSPDWVHPELRTEGRL
- a CDS encoding TetR/AcrR family transcriptional regulator, with product MSEMESKLRQRTVGKLDRSRDPAILNAALAALTENGYDATNMDDIAARAGVGKAAIYRRWSSKAALITDVLVYWRPDLRTEDAPDTGSLAGDIEVLIDRAVRFDNGLITNDLLLRVALEATRDPQLATAIDDLMLLRGGRQITTILARAVARGEIPADRDWSLVANVLTAMSLLRVVNGQTVDAKFLRQVTDTLVLPALNL
- a CDS encoding MBL fold metallo-hydrolase yields the protein MGDVVDAKRRDGAIAVLGGPTTVIDIAGRRIVMDPTFDPPGPHDYLNKLTDPAVSADDLGQVDVVLISHDQHPDNLDTAGRRMAEAAPLIVTNPGAAGRFGPPSVGLKPWQSFYLPGGPGRVAAQAVPAVHGPADGVRDMEGHVNCEVTGFVLYGPGLPTIYLSGDNASMSAVGEVADRIGEIDVAVLFAGAASVPTKERGRPLTLTSARAAAAAEVLGAKVVIPAHVDGWAHFSEGPAELTAAFDQAGIRRLLRTAPHGEWIDLKD